In the genome of Candidatus Nanopelagicales bacterium, one region contains:
- a CDS encoding aldo/keto reductase, translated as MRYTKLGNSGLSVSKICLGAMSFGAPDRGPHAWTMNEDDSRVIIKSALEEGINFFDTANVYSAGSSEEILGNALNDFADRDEVVIATKLNGAMRKDANAAGLSRKAVMTEIDHSLRRLGTDYVDLYQIHRFDRRTPVEETMEALHDVVKAGKVRYIGASSMYAWQFSKMQYTAELNGWSKFISMQDHYNLLHREEEREMLPLCVDQGVGVIPWSPLARGRLTRPWDTVSARSETDEFGQSLYHDSDKAIVEQVEAVAHRHGVPAAQVALAWVLAKPGITSPIVGVTKPHHLSDAVAALDVKLTEDDMAALEEPYTPRAIAGFQ; from the coding sequence GTGCGTTACACCAAGTTGGGCAACTCAGGACTATCAGTTTCAAAAATCTGCCTTGGCGCAATGAGTTTCGGCGCCCCTGATCGTGGGCCTCACGCATGGACGATGAATGAAGATGACAGTCGCGTCATCATCAAGAGCGCACTTGAAGAGGGAATCAATTTCTTTGACACAGCTAACGTCTATTCAGCGGGTAGCAGTGAAGAGATCCTCGGTAATGCACTTAATGATTTTGCAGATCGAGATGAAGTAGTGATTGCGACCAAGCTCAACGGCGCGATGCGAAAGGATGCAAATGCAGCCGGTCTTTCTCGCAAGGCAGTGATGACAGAAATCGACCATAGCCTGCGTCGACTTGGTACGGACTATGTAGACCTTTATCAGATCCACCGTTTCGATCGACGCACGCCGGTTGAAGAAACGATGGAAGCTCTTCACGATGTTGTGAAAGCAGGAAAAGTTCGTTACATCGGCGCATCCTCAATGTATGCCTGGCAGTTTTCGAAGATGCAATACACAGCAGAACTCAATGGCTGGAGCAAATTCATTTCTATGCAAGATCACTACAACCTGCTGCATCGCGAAGAAGAACGCGAAATGCTGCCATTGTGTGTCGATCAGGGTGTTGGTGTAATTCCATGGAGCCCGCTGGCGCGCGGTCGACTTACCCGCCCTTGGGACACGGTGAGTGCTCGCAGCGAAACGGATGAGTTTGGGCAGAGCCTGTATCACGACAGTGACAAGGCCATTGTTGAACAAGTAGAAGCGGTAGCCCATCGCCATGGAGTGCCAGCAGCGCAGGTTGCTCTCGCATGGGTGTTAGCAAAGCCTGGAATCACATCACCGATTGTTGGCGTGACAAAGCCTCACCATTTATCTGATGCAGTCGCCGCACTCGATGTGAAACTGACGGAGGATGACATGGCGGCCCTCGAGGAGCCTTACACGCCTAGGGCCATCGCGGGATTCCAATAA
- a CDS encoding MFS transporter — protein sequence MSQSAHLGHPRRWLVLIVLCLVLVTVTMQVSILNTALPTLVHELDASDSQLQWIVDAYIVVLAGLTLTGAAIGDKYGRKKALLLGLVLTMITIGGASMATDPTQLIVWRALMGVGAALTMPATLSILVDVFREKKERRKAIAYWSLMNAIGSFIGPITGGLLLAWFSWQACFIVNLPVLAITVVLCALLVPDSYDPDTARFDLLGALFSTVALATLIWAVIEAPGHGWTSPPILAGFAVGFLFALLFFWWENTTSSPMFELTLMKNRQLSAAAVTLTFAFIAMSGAMFLATITLQLVKGYSPLQAAIATSGPIVCVNLLVVPRAPWIMQTFGLRRTIAFGTAMTGVSALAMTATSATSPYWMLGLAFAFMATSFSVFMPASTEAMMTAVPPDRSGGASALNQITRQSGQALGIALLGGIATVGFQSRFSQSADSIPGLTPEQLQGADASLSAAVHLADTLPIESHQALMEVAGTAYLYGMKIALIVAAVLAFSGAIFAVRSIPHRITHVGDVEESWDEEQDYAK from the coding sequence ATGTCGCAATCAGCTCACCTGGGTCACCCACGCCGGTGGCTAGTGCTGATTGTGTTGTGTCTTGTACTGGTGACAGTCACGATGCAGGTGTCAATTCTGAATACTGCACTACCTACCTTGGTGCATGAACTTGATGCATCGGATTCACAACTTCAATGGATCGTGGATGCCTACATCGTGGTGTTGGCAGGGCTCACGCTGACCGGCGCAGCAATTGGTGACAAGTACGGCCGAAAGAAAGCGTTGCTCCTGGGTCTAGTGCTCACAATGATCACTATCGGTGGAGCTTCAATGGCTACCGACCCAACTCAATTAATAGTGTGGCGCGCATTGATGGGCGTGGGAGCTGCACTCACCATGCCAGCAACACTGTCGATCTTGGTTGATGTGTTTCGCGAGAAGAAGGAACGCCGAAAGGCCATCGCCTACTGGTCGCTGATGAATGCAATCGGTTCCTTCATCGGGCCGATCACGGGAGGCTTACTTCTGGCTTGGTTCAGTTGGCAAGCGTGCTTCATCGTGAACCTGCCAGTGCTCGCTATCACCGTGGTGTTGTGTGCGCTCCTAGTTCCGGATTCATATGACCCGGACACTGCACGCTTTGATTTACTCGGAGCCCTCTTTTCTACGGTTGCGCTGGCAACCCTCATTTGGGCAGTGATTGAAGCTCCTGGCCACGGGTGGACGAGCCCACCAATCCTTGCTGGCTTCGCAGTTGGATTCCTGTTCGCCTTGTTGTTCTTTTGGTGGGAGAACACGACGTCTTCACCAATGTTCGAACTGACACTCATGAAGAATCGTCAATTGAGCGCCGCAGCGGTCACACTTACCTTCGCGTTCATTGCGATGTCAGGTGCAATGTTTTTGGCAACGATCACGTTGCAACTCGTAAAAGGATATTCGCCACTGCAAGCCGCGATCGCTACCTCTGGTCCCATCGTTTGCGTGAACCTGCTCGTTGTACCTCGAGCACCATGGATCATGCAAACCTTTGGGCTGCGGCGCACGATTGCCTTTGGCACAGCGATGACAGGTGTTTCCGCATTAGCAATGACTGCAACAAGCGCGACCTCCCCATATTGGATGCTTGGGTTGGCCTTTGCATTCATGGCGACATCATTCAGCGTATTTATGCCTGCCAGTACAGAGGCCATGATGACTGCGGTACCACCAGATAGATCAGGCGGCGCATCGGCACTGAATCAGATCACGCGCCAATCGGGACAAGCCCTTGGTATTGCGCTCCTGGGAGGTATTGCCACCGTTGGTTTCCAGAGTCGATTCAGCCAATCAGCAGATTCAATTCCAGGTCTCACACCTGAACAACTCCAAGGAGCTGATGCATCGCTTTCGGCAGCTGTGCACCTTGCTGACACGCTTCCGATCGAGAGTCATCAAGCACTCATGGAGGTTGCGGGAACTGCGTATCTCTACGGCATGAAGATTGCTTTGATCGTGGCAGCAGTTCTCGCCTTCTCTGGAGCGATATTCGCTGTCCGGTCGATTCCTCATCGCATCACACATGTTGGTGACGTGGAAGAAAGTTGGGACGAAGAACAGGATTATGCGAAATGA
- a CDS encoding decaprenylphospho-beta-D-erythro-pentofuranosid-2-ulose 2-reductase encodes MNDALGEPQSVLVLGGSSEIALATVKALPHRRLRRVILAARPSAARDLAVSTLTAEGISGVTAVDFDAKSTDSHSAFINEIFDAGDIDIVLLAFGVLGDQEAAEADPALAVEIATTNYTGAVSIGLHVARRLRIQGHGSLVVYSSVAGDRARRSNFIYGSTKAGLDAFAQGLGDALHGTGAHVLVVRPGMVRTKMSAGLPEAPMTTDASVVADIVVKSLRRGKETVYAPGPLRFVMAGLKSMPRSVFRKLPR; translated from the coding sequence ATGAACGACGCTCTCGGTGAACCACAGTCAGTACTCGTACTGGGAGGATCCAGTGAGATTGCATTGGCAACCGTTAAGGCGCTGCCACACCGCCGCCTGCGTCGCGTAATTCTTGCTGCGCGCCCTTCAGCTGCCCGTGACCTTGCAGTTTCGACATTGACCGCCGAAGGTATTTCAGGAGTTACGGCTGTTGACTTCGATGCCAAGAGCACGGATTCACACAGCGCTTTTATTAATGAAATCTTCGATGCAGGAGATATCGATATCGTGCTGTTGGCGTTCGGTGTTCTTGGTGATCAAGAGGCTGCCGAAGCAGATCCTGCTCTGGCTGTAGAAATCGCAACAACGAACTACACAGGTGCCGTAAGTATTGGCCTTCACGTTGCTCGTCGATTGCGTATACAAGGGCATGGTTCACTCGTTGTGTATTCAAGTGTTGCCGGTGACCGCGCTCGTCGTTCGAACTTCATCTACGGTTCAACGAAAGCTGGTCTCGATGCCTTCGCGCAAGGGCTCGGTGATGCACTGCACGGAACTGGTGCTCATGTGCTCGTTGTTCGCCCGGGAATGGTGCGTACAAAGATGAGTGCGGGATTACCTGAAGCACCAATGACAACCGATGCCAGCGTAGTTGCTGACATCGTGGTGAAGTCGTTGCGTAGGGGCAAGGAAACCGTATATGCGCCTGGTCCTTTGCGCTTTGTGATGGCGGGTCTTAAGTCAATGCCACGATCGGTATTTCGCAAGCTTCCTCGGTAA
- a CDS encoding FAD-binding oxidoreductase, with protein sequence MTQSLSLTHGEQLLTGWGRTCPSSARVTECSSVEQVQVAIRAAGPRGVLARGLGRSYGDAAQSGGATVLNLRAMNSISYDAKAGTITAGAGASLDAIMRATVPQGAFVPVTPGTRMVTVGGAIGADVHGKNHHVDGTFGSHVKSLTLVDGAGEVRELTPEGATQEQFWATVGGMGLTGAVTQATFDVIPVTSSLISVDTERVNDLDEVMSKMVAGDNKYRYTVAWIDTVSPSGRGVITSGDHAPIEQLNAKQKSEALAFDPKAIATAPSIIPGGLLNKLTIRAFNEAWFRKAPKSRTDELQSIGAFFHPLDGVADWNRIYGPRGFLQYQFVVPDSAGHLIRTALDRLREVGAPSFLTVLKRFGAANPAPLSFPQAGWTLAADVPAGIDGLGAALDELDELVANSGGRLYLAKDSRQSPQIFARTYPRLGEWQKVRDALDPQGVFTSDLARRLSI encoded by the coding sequence ATGACACAGTCACTCTCGCTCACTCACGGTGAGCAACTTCTTACTGGTTGGGGTCGCACCTGCCCAAGTTCTGCACGAGTCACTGAGTGCTCATCGGTTGAGCAAGTACAGGTAGCCATTCGTGCGGCCGGGCCACGTGGCGTTCTAGCCCGCGGATTGGGGCGTTCTTACGGCGATGCGGCTCAAAGCGGTGGGGCAACAGTCCTGAATTTGCGGGCGATGAATTCCATTTCATATGACGCGAAAGCGGGAACTATCACCGCTGGTGCAGGCGCAAGCCTGGATGCGATCATGCGCGCGACAGTCCCGCAAGGTGCATTTGTACCTGTAACTCCGGGCACTCGCATGGTCACAGTTGGTGGAGCCATTGGCGCCGATGTGCATGGCAAGAACCACCATGTTGATGGAACCTTCGGATCGCACGTGAAGTCATTGACTCTTGTTGATGGCGCTGGCGAAGTGCGTGAGCTAACCCCTGAAGGCGCAACTCAAGAACAGTTTTGGGCAACTGTTGGTGGCATGGGGCTCACGGGCGCCGTCACACAGGCAACTTTTGATGTCATCCCGGTCACGAGTTCACTGATCAGCGTTGATACCGAGCGTGTGAACGATCTTGATGAAGTGATGTCGAAGATGGTCGCAGGCGATAATAAATACCGCTACACCGTTGCATGGATCGACACTGTTTCACCAAGTGGTCGAGGGGTAATTACCAGCGGAGACCATGCTCCAATAGAGCAACTGAATGCAAAGCAGAAAAGTGAAGCACTCGCGTTTGATCCCAAAGCGATCGCCACAGCGCCTTCAATCATTCCGGGTGGGTTGTTGAACAAACTCACCATTCGCGCATTCAATGAAGCGTGGTTCCGCAAGGCACCAAAGTCGCGCACTGATGAACTTCAATCGATTGGCGCCTTCTTCCATCCACTGGATGGTGTTGCTGATTGGAATCGAATCTATGGGCCTCGGGGCTTCCTGCAATATCAATTCGTGGTGCCTGATAGCGCCGGACACCTCATTCGCACTGCACTAGATCGGCTACGCGAAGTTGGTGCACCGAGTTTCCTCACTGTGCTGAAGCGATTCGGCGCTGCAAATCCTGCGCCATTGTCTTTTCCGCAAGCAGGTTGGACACTTGCCGCAGATGTGCCTGCAGGCATTGATGGGCTAGGTGCTGCTCTGGATGAGTTGGATGAGCTTGTCGCGAATTCAGGAGGGCGTCTGTATTTGGCAAAAGACTCTCGTCAGTCACCACAAATATTTGCACGGACCTATCCACGGTTAGGTGAATGGCAAAAGGTTCGAGATGCTCTAGATCCGCAAGGTGTATTCACATCAGACCTTGCTCGCAGACTTTCTATTTAG
- a CDS encoding decaprenyl-phosphate phosphoribosyltransferase, which yields MSTDMKQRSRLTAAFVALRPRQWLKNVLVFAAPLAAGSVFEVDVFWPTVGAFIAFCLVSSSTYLINDLRDIKNDQQHPIKRFRPIPAGELSPAVATVMAAMLVVASGVLAFAIRPELAGVIGIYFVFTLSYSLGLKHEPVIELALLSMGFLLRAVAGGVASNLPISQWFLIVAGFGSLFMAAGKRYCELAWLEAAADDQPKVKRKSLEGYTLSYLRFVWGTAAAVTITAYCLWAFEVGAAPSTLPWAQWSVLPFVLAILRYAVGIDKGKAEAPEDAVLHDKVLLILGFAWIVLFGLGALGV from the coding sequence ATGAGCACAGACATGAAGCAGCGCTCAAGGCTAACTGCAGCCTTCGTTGCATTACGACCACGACAGTGGCTCAAGAACGTTTTAGTTTTTGCGGCACCGTTAGCAGCCGGTTCAGTTTTCGAAGTTGACGTGTTCTGGCCAACAGTGGGCGCCTTTATTGCATTTTGTTTAGTATCGAGTTCAACATACTTAATCAATGACCTACGAGATATTAAGAATGATCAGCAGCATCCAATAAAGCGTTTTCGCCCGATTCCCGCAGGAGAACTTTCCCCAGCAGTAGCAACGGTTATGGCCGCAATGCTGGTTGTGGCTTCAGGAGTTCTCGCGTTTGCGATTAGGCCAGAGCTCGCAGGTGTCATCGGGATCTACTTTGTCTTCACGCTTTCGTATTCACTTGGGTTAAAGCATGAGCCAGTCATTGAACTTGCGCTGCTCTCCATGGGCTTCCTTTTGCGGGCCGTCGCCGGCGGTGTTGCATCAAATCTTCCTATCTCGCAATGGTTCTTAATTGTCGCTGGTTTTGGATCCCTGTTCATGGCAGCAGGTAAGCGCTATTGCGAGCTTGCTTGGCTAGAAGCAGCTGCTGACGATCAGCCGAAAGTTAAGCGCAAGAGCCTTGAGGGTTACACCTTGAGTTATTTACGATTTGTCTGGGGAACTGCGGCAGCGGTAACCATCACGGCATATTGCTTGTGGGCATTTGAAGTAGGTGCGGCACCATCAACCCTGCCCTGGGCACAATGGTCAGTGCTCCCTTTCGTTTTAGCCATCTTGAGATACGCAGTGGGCATCGATAAAGGTAAAGCCGAAGCACCCGAAGATGCCGTACTGCACGACAAGGTGTTGCTGATTCTTGGCTTTGCTTGGATCGTGCTCTTTGGTCTCGGCGCGTTGGGAGTTTGA
- a CDS encoding DUF6069 family protein has protein sequence MTSRPWLRSVTPIAPPKALNPKVRFLLYAGLVTGIWSGLLSLIVFGIAVLCGVPFDVSRSQDADPTSLSWVFVLLMPVAVALVGALLSGLTLGRRFAKRIVFWIGTLIALVSLAGPIMQPESVLWSTRVLLIVMHVITWFLVVPQLARIVGDSEPRNSEIRTFDLGVSA, from the coding sequence ATGACCTCCCGTCCGTGGCTGCGCTCGGTGACCCCGATTGCACCCCCAAAGGCGCTCAACCCCAAGGTCCGGTTTTTGCTCTACGCGGGGCTTGTGACCGGGATTTGGTCTGGCCTGTTGAGCCTGATCGTGTTTGGGATCGCTGTGCTCTGCGGTGTGCCTTTTGATGTCAGTCGATCGCAAGATGCAGACCCCACGTCATTGTCATGGGTATTCGTACTCCTCATGCCGGTGGCTGTCGCACTTGTTGGAGCACTCTTGTCAGGTCTAACCCTTGGTCGTCGTTTTGCAAAACGAATCGTGTTTTGGATAGGGACTCTGATTGCTCTGGTGTCACTTGCAGGACCGATCATGCAGCCGGAATCCGTGCTTTGGTCAACACGAGTGTTGCTGATCGTGATGCATGTCATCACGTGGTTCTTAGTGGTTCCTCAACTTGCCCGAATCGTGGGTGATTCCGAGCCACGCAATAGTGAGATTCGAACTTTTGATCTTGGCGTGAGCGCATGA
- a CDS encoding cytochrome c oxidase assembly protein, producing the protein MTKPTVKTPSTPLGLVAVSLVIAMVSVLMVSLVISGGSYSVPAPGLPDPGALVVWGTPILRLLTDLAAIATIGWLLAASILDPAGKGGVVSPAGRRDLMRAAIAAFIWAFLAITQMIFALANILGLPLSEVFNPQVIGTFANEVPLTRALVAVSVLALVIGVGALVSATTGAALSWLVVGLVAASLPSLGGHGAGLGDHALALTAGIAHVLGAFLWIGGLLALAIHAARKDFPIHKAVQRFSSIALVAFILVAVSGLANAYTRLDSISQLITTGYGQITVAKLIVLIALGTIAWIIRSRISNSLSTSRTWVFARVASLELLAMGIAIALGVALASSAPPRIETQFSSLGESLLGFGYPPAPTISSVMLGFRLDPLFFTGSLIAAGLYCFGVARLRSRGDKWPIGRTVSWLLGIGVVIWCTNSGIAMYSQVSVSLHMTEHMTMAMLAPILLVLGAPATLALRAIKPSHGNDRGPREWLVWFLHSWPTKILTNPFYVFFIYVIGLYGLYLTPAFGWLMGSHVGHIYMQMHFLFAGYLFYWIVIGIDPRPKPLPYWGRFMLLLMAISVHGFFAVILMMSTDLSLAPEWYSIVRPPWVTDLVADSETGGQIAWALAEIPTVLVMIIIAIQWARNDDRESKRNDRQADRDGNAEMNAYNERLARLAEYDKHNSQ; encoded by the coding sequence ATGACCAAGCCCACCGTAAAAACACCTTCGACCCCCTTGGGTTTGGTGGCAGTTTCCTTGGTCATTGCGATGGTGAGTGTCTTGATGGTTTCCCTCGTGATTTCCGGGGGCTCCTACTCCGTTCCAGCCCCTGGGCTACCCGACCCGGGCGCCCTGGTGGTCTGGGGAACCCCAATCCTTCGACTCCTCACAGATCTCGCCGCTATCGCCACGATTGGTTGGCTCCTGGCCGCAAGCATCTTGGATCCGGCCGGTAAGGGCGGGGTGGTCTCGCCCGCTGGTCGCCGTGACCTCATGCGTGCAGCCATCGCTGCCTTTATTTGGGCGTTCTTGGCCATCACCCAAATGATCTTTGCCTTGGCAAACATCCTCGGGCTACCACTCAGTGAAGTGTTTAACCCTCAGGTCATCGGTACCTTCGCCAACGAGGTACCCCTGACACGTGCACTTGTGGCGGTCTCAGTACTCGCCCTCGTCATCGGTGTTGGCGCCTTGGTCAGCGCGACAACAGGCGCTGCACTCAGCTGGCTAGTTGTCGGGCTAGTTGCAGCCTCACTTCCATCATTGGGTGGACACGGCGCGGGTTTAGGTGACCACGCTCTGGCACTTACAGCAGGCATTGCCCACGTGCTTGGCGCATTCTTATGGATCGGCGGCTTACTCGCACTCGCAATTCATGCGGCACGCAAAGACTTCCCTATTCACAAAGCAGTCCAACGGTTTTCTTCGATCGCCCTTGTTGCATTTATCTTGGTTGCAGTAAGTGGACTCGCGAATGCCTATACCCGCCTTGATTCAATTTCACAGTTGATCACAACTGGATATGGTCAAATCACCGTTGCAAAATTGATCGTACTCATCGCACTGGGAACCATTGCCTGGATCATTCGCTCGAGAATTTCCAATTCGTTATCGACCAGCCGCACATGGGTATTTGCTCGCGTGGCATCGCTTGAATTGTTGGCAATGGGTATTGCAATTGCACTTGGCGTTGCTCTGGCTTCATCTGCGCCCCCTCGAATTGAAACGCAATTCAGTTCGCTTGGTGAGAGTCTCCTTGGCTTTGGTTATCCGCCAGCGCCAACGATCTCCTCGGTGATGCTTGGGTTCCGTCTTGATCCCCTGTTCTTCACAGGTTCATTGATCGCAGCCGGCTTGTACTGCTTTGGCGTCGCCCGCCTACGTAGCCGTGGCGACAAATGGCCAATAGGTCGAACCGTTTCCTGGCTATTGGGGATTGGCGTCGTGATCTGGTGCACGAATTCAGGTATCGCGATGTACTCACAAGTTTCCGTTTCATTGCACATGACAGAGCACATGACCATGGCAATGCTTGCACCAATTCTGTTGGTACTGGGTGCACCCGCAACTCTGGCATTGCGTGCAATTAAGCCAAGTCATGGCAACGACCGTGGGCCACGCGAATGGCTGGTGTGGTTTTTGCACAGTTGGCCAACAAAGATTTTGACGAATCCGTTTTATGTGTTCTTCATTTACGTTATTGGTTTGTACGGCCTTTACCTGACGCCAGCATTTGGATGGTTGATGGGTAGCCACGTTGGTCACATCTATATGCAAATGCATTTTCTTTTCGCCGGGTATCTTTTTTACTGGATCGTGATTGGCATCGACCCAAGGCCAAAACCTTTGCCGTACTGGGGCCGTTTCATGTTGCTGCTCATGGCAATTTCGGTCCATGGCTTCTTCGCCGTGATTCTGATGATGAGTACGGATCTGTCCTTGGCACCAGAGTGGTATTCAATCGTTCGTCCGCCGTGGGTGACTGATCTAGTTGCGGATTCTGAAACGGGCGGCCAAATCGCTTGGGCTCTCGCAGAAATTCCAACCGTGCTTGTCATGATCATCATTGCTATCCAATGGGCTAGAAATGATGACCGGGAATCCAAGCGCAACGATAGGCAAGCCGATCGGGATGGCAATGCGGAAATGAATGCCTACAACGAGCGTCTTGCACGCTTGGCTGAATACGACAAACACAACTCCCAATGA
- a CDS encoding L,D-transpeptidase family protein — translation MIKRVAAIFVALAIPIAFLETPAEAQQLQWLNAITTSDQVVVVTATHRSATVGTLRAYQRVNGQWDLIQSPAAVFLGRSGLVPGVARVQSSGTTPMGTFDLLTAFGRKTNPGTQMAYTRVDHNDAWTYNPKVPSTYNVFQSVDRTWATYGKYVEHLWQLGPQYDYVITTSFNQPPGPIAQGHDGVNRATSHANIHRGGGIFLHVSKGIPTAGCVSMQRNVMRALLQWLEPSAHPVVVIGLAKDFNS, via the coding sequence ATGATCAAGCGAGTTGCCGCGATATTCGTTGCCCTCGCGATACCTATTGCATTCTTAGAAACACCAGCAGAGGCACAACAGCTTCAATGGCTAAACGCCATAACTACGAGCGATCAAGTTGTCGTTGTCACCGCAACCCACCGATCCGCAACGGTAGGCACGCTTCGCGCGTATCAACGAGTCAATGGTCAATGGGATTTGATTCAGTCACCCGCTGCAGTATTTTTAGGGCGATCAGGGTTGGTACCGGGTGTCGCGCGAGTGCAGTCAAGTGGCACTACCCCCATGGGCACGTTTGACCTTCTCACAGCCTTTGGTCGCAAAACTAATCCCGGCACCCAAATGGCGTATACGCGCGTTGATCACAACGATGCCTGGACCTATAACCCCAAGGTTCCTAGTACCTACAACGTATTTCAAAGCGTTGACCGAACCTGGGCAACGTACGGGAAATACGTTGAACATCTGTGGCAGCTAGGTCCGCAATATGACTACGTCATCACCACGAGCTTTAATCAACCTCCAGGCCCGATCGCTCAAGGCCACGATGGCGTGAATCGAGCAACATCGCATGCAAATATTCATCGGGGTGGCGGAATTTTTCTGCACGTCTCAAAAGGCATCCCTACAGCCGGTTGCGTGAGTATGCAAAGAAATGTCATGCGTGCCCTACTTCAGTGGCTTGAGCCTTCAGCTCACCCGGTTGTCGTGATTGGGCTTGCGAAAGATTTCAATTCATGA
- a CDS encoding carbon-nitrogen family hydrolase, with product MPVNVALVQLDVSSRESVTARIARTVELINEAAQTADVVVLPELWHVGAFDIPAAAQFAESARGPLVTLMSELAASNGIWLHAGSFAERDTSGNLYNTSVLIDPNGEVIATYRKVHLFGFDSGEAAVLTGGNELAVVQTVLGSTGLSTCYDLRFPELFRLLGQRHATTVIVSSGWPAARIEAWNVLVRARAIENQCWVIACNEIGVQGDVVLGGYSQVVNPQGDVVAMAGSDECILYIDVDPEMPLRVREEFPVLRDIRITGSVMN from the coding sequence ATGCCAGTGAACGTTGCTTTAGTGCAGCTAGATGTTTCCAGCCGAGAGTCAGTTACTGCTCGCATCGCTCGAACAGTCGAGCTCATCAATGAAGCAGCACAAACAGCAGATGTGGTTGTGCTGCCAGAGCTATGGCACGTAGGCGCCTTCGACATTCCTGCGGCTGCGCAATTCGCCGAGTCTGCAAGAGGCCCACTAGTGACATTGATGAGTGAATTAGCAGCAAGCAACGGAATCTGGTTACACGCGGGCTCTTTTGCCGAACGAGATACTTCCGGAAATCTCTACAACACAAGTGTGCTTATTGATCCAAATGGGGAAGTCATTGCGACCTATCGCAAAGTGCACCTCTTTGGTTTTGATTCCGGTGAGGCGGCTGTGCTCACTGGGGGCAATGAACTTGCTGTTGTGCAAACTGTGCTGGGAAGTACGGGTTTGAGTACGTGCTATGACCTCCGCTTCCCCGAACTTTTCCGACTCCTTGGTCAACGCCATGCCACAACCGTGATCGTCAGTTCCGGCTGGCCAGCGGCGCGTATTGAAGCTTGGAATGTTCTCGTTCGTGCGCGCGCAATTGAAAATCAATGCTGGGTCATTGCATGTAATGAAATTGGTGTGCAAGGTGATGTGGTTTTGGGTGGATATTCCCAGGTTGTGAATCCCCAAGGCGATGTCGTTGCCATGGCTGGAAGTGACGAGTGCATTCTTTATATAGATGTTGACCCAGAAATGCCATTGCGCGTTCGCGAGGAGTTTCCCGTGCTGCGAGATATTCGTATTACTGGTTCAGTCATGAATTGA
- a CDS encoding maleylpyruvate isomerase family mycothiol-dependent enzyme, with protein MHSSLTFDDLFTAWLSASLEVREIVADLAPEQLALPTGCSAWNVQDIFAHIIDIEWLMSGQPPMDHEPDWESLPELGRSGRVTEVGVDGRRNHNLAELLDEFDEVIAQRQTQLMSGSHDLTSLVKGPTGTDWTLQKSFEMRINDTWVHGQDIRTAIGQPGGLESPAAQISAQSLMEMLPIAWAKTVQAPIGSALEIRITSPFTLSTQVNIDDDGRANLTADQTPTVVVEGAWGVLLPLLTGRSNDAALKAELKIDGDAELAGRLLAKMAITS; from the coding sequence ATGCATTCCTCTCTTACCTTCGACGATCTCTTCACTGCTTGGCTATCGGCCAGTCTGGAAGTGCGAGAGATCGTCGCCGATCTGGCACCTGAGCAACTTGCTCTGCCCACTGGGTGTAGTGCATGGAACGTGCAAGATATTTTCGCCCACATCATCGACATCGAATGGTTGATGTCAGGGCAGCCACCTATGGACCACGAACCCGACTGGGAATCACTTCCAGAACTAGGGCGTTCAGGTCGCGTGACTGAAGTTGGTGTTGATGGTCGCCGAAACCACAACCTGGCGGAGTTACTCGATGAATTTGATGAGGTCATCGCCCAACGTCAAACTCAATTGATGTCTGGTTCCCATGACCTCACATCACTCGTCAAGGGGCCTACTGGCACTGACTGGACTCTGCAAAAATCATTTGAGATGCGCATCAATGACACCTGGGTTCACGGCCAAGATATCCGCACTGCCATCGGCCAACCAGGTGGGCTCGAGAGCCCAGCGGCACAGATTTCGGCGCAGTCATTAATGGAAATGCTGCCAATAGCCTGGGCGAAAACCGTCCAAGCACCAATCGGCTCCGCGTTAGAAATACGCATTACCTCTCCATTTACGCTCTCCACGCAAGTCAATATCGATGATGACGGTCGGGCGAATCTGACTGCGGATCAGACTCCGACTGTTGTGGTTGAGGGTGCGTGGGGCGTACTTCTTCCACTCCTTACAGGTCGTTCCAACGATGCCGCCCTGAAGGCTGAACTCAAGATTGACGGCGACGCTGAACTCGCCGGCCGACTCCTTGCCAAAATGGCGATCACGTCCTAG